From a region of the Streptomyces sp. B21-083 genome:
- a CDS encoding helix-turn-helix domain-containing protein has translation MILLRRLLGDVLRRQRQRQGRTLREVSSSARVSLGYLSEVERGQKEASSELLSAICDALDVRMSELMREVSDDLALAELAQSAAANEPVPTPVRPMLGSVSVAGVPPERVTIKAPAEAVDVVAA, from the coding sequence ATGATTCTGCTCCGTCGCCTGTTGGGTGACGTGCTGCGTCGGCAGCGCCAGCGCCAGGGCCGTACTCTGCGCGAAGTCTCCTCGTCCGCCCGAGTCTCACTCGGCTATCTCTCCGAGGTGGAGCGGGGGCAGAAGGAGGCATCCTCCGAACTGCTGTCCGCGATCTGCGACGCGCTGGACGTACGGATGTCCGAGCTCATGCGGGAAGTGAGTGACGATCTCGCCCTCGCCGAGCTGGCCCAGTCTGCTGCGGCCAACGAACCTGTACCCACGCCGGTGCGTCCCATGCTGGGTTCCGTATCGGTGGCCGGTGTGCCACCGGAACGGGTGACCATCAAGGCGCCCGCCGAGGCGGTGGATGTCGTCGCCGCCTGA
- a CDS encoding DNA translocase FtsK, with amino-acid sequence MASRPSAAKKPPAKKAAVPAKAPARKAPAKKAPAKKAPARKAAAKKVVPPPAPSPTGGVYRLVRALWLGIAHAVGAVFRGIGQGAKNLDPAHRKDGVALLLLALALIVAAGTWSSLRGPVGDLVEMLVTGAFGRLDLLVPILLAVIAVRFIRHPEQPDANGRIVIGLSALVIGVLGQVHIACGAPARSDGMQAIRDAGGLIGWAAATPLTYTMGEVLAVPLLVLLTVFGLLVVTATPVNAIPQRLRQLGIRLGILRDPEEDGLSEDDERYDDQWREALPGRPRGRGSAPEAYDPDDAEQEALSKRRSRPRRSAMRQPDAGRPMDAVDVAAAAAAALDGAVLHGMPPSPIVADLTQGVSKGGDRVETTPTRTPVPGARPKQEKLKAEPAKAPVQDLTKAPPEAMRDLPPRAEQLQLSGDITYSLPSLDLLERGGPGKTRSAANDVVVASLSNVFMEFKVDAAVTGFTRGPTVTRYEVELGPAVKVERITALAKNIAYAVASPDVRIISPIPGKSAVGIEIPNTDREMVNLGDVLRLADAAEDDHPMLVALGKDVEGGYVMANLAKMPHMLVAGATGSGKSSCINCLITSVMVRATPEDVRMVLVDPKRVELTAYEGIPHLITPIITNPKRAAEALQWVVREMDLRYDDLAAFGYRHIDDFNEAIRNGKVKLPEGSERELQPYPYLLVIVDELADLMMVAPRDVEDAIVRITQLARAAGIHLVLATQRPSVDVVTGLIKANVPSRLAFATSSLADSRVILDQPGAEKLIGKGDGLFLPMGANKPTRMQGAFVTEDEVAAIVQHCKDQMAPVFRDDVTVGTKQKKEVDEEIGDDLELLCAAAELVVSSQFGSTSMLQRKLRVGFAKAGRLMDLMETRGIVGPSEGSKARDVLVKADGLDEMLAVIRGETDS; translated from the coding sequence ATGGCCTCACGTCCTTCCGCAGCCAAGAAGCCGCCCGCGAAGAAGGCAGCCGTGCCCGCGAAGGCTCCGGCGAGGAAGGCCCCCGCGAAAAAAGCCCCCGCGAAGAAGGCGCCCGCCAGGAAGGCCGCGGCGAAGAAGGTCGTGCCCCCTCCGGCACCCAGTCCTACCGGGGGCGTCTACCGCCTCGTACGTGCCTTGTGGCTCGGCATCGCGCACGCTGTCGGGGCCGTGTTCCGCGGCATAGGGCAGGGCGCGAAGAACCTCGACCCGGCCCACCGGAAGGACGGCGTGGCACTGCTGCTGCTCGCCCTCGCGCTGATCGTCGCCGCGGGCACCTGGTCCAGCCTGCGCGGTCCTGTCGGCGACCTGGTCGAGATGCTGGTCACCGGCGCGTTCGGCCGCCTCGACCTGCTCGTGCCGATACTGCTGGCGGTCATCGCCGTACGGTTCATCAGGCACCCCGAGCAGCCCGATGCCAACGGCCGGATCGTCATCGGTCTGTCGGCGCTGGTCATCGGTGTGCTCGGGCAGGTCCACATCGCGTGCGGCGCCCCCGCGCGCAGCGACGGCATGCAGGCCATAAGGGACGCCGGCGGGCTCATCGGGTGGGCCGCGGCGACCCCGCTGACGTACACGATGGGCGAGGTCCTCGCCGTACCGCTGCTGGTGCTGCTGACCGTCTTCGGGCTGCTCGTCGTCACCGCGACGCCCGTCAACGCGATTCCGCAGCGGCTGCGTCAGTTGGGGATCCGGCTCGGCATCCTCCGCGACCCCGAGGAGGACGGGCTCTCCGAGGACGACGAGCGCTACGACGACCAGTGGCGCGAGGCGCTGCCCGGGCGCCCCCGTGGGCGCGGGTCCGCCCCTGAGGCGTACGACCCGGACGACGCCGAGCAGGAGGCGCTCTCCAAGCGCCGGAGCCGCCCCAGGCGTTCGGCGATGCGGCAGCCCGACGCCGGGCGGCCGATGGACGCCGTGGACGTCGCGGCGGCCGCCGCTGCCGCGCTCGACGGCGCCGTGCTGCACGGGATGCCGCCCTCGCCGATCGTCGCCGACCTCACCCAGGGGGTGAGCAAGGGGGGCGACCGTGTGGAGACGACCCCGACGCGCACTCCCGTCCCGGGCGCGCGGCCCAAGCAGGAGAAGCTCAAGGCGGAGCCGGCCAAGGCCCCGGTACAGGACCTCACGAAGGCGCCGCCGGAGGCCATGCGGGACCTGCCCCCGCGCGCGGAACAGCTCCAGCTGTCCGGGGACATCACGTACTCCCTGCCGTCGCTCGACCTGCTGGAGCGCGGCGGCCCCGGGAAAACCCGCAGCGCGGCGAACGACGTGGTGGTCGCCTCCCTCTCGAACGTCTTCATGGAGTTCAAGGTCGACGCCGCGGTCACCGGCTTCACCCGTGGTCCGACGGTCACGCGGTACGAGGTGGAACTCGGCCCCGCGGTGAAGGTCGAGCGGATCACCGCCCTCGCCAAGAACATCGCGTACGCCGTCGCCAGCCCCGACGTCCGGATCATCAGCCCGATCCCCGGCAAGTCGGCGGTCGGCATCGAGATCCCCAACACCGACCGCGAGATGGTCAACCTGGGGGACGTACTCCGGCTGGCCGACGCGGCCGAGGACGACCACCCGATGCTGGTCGCGCTCGGCAAGGACGTCGAGGGCGGCTATGTGATGGCCAACCTCGCCAAGATGCCCCATATGCTCGTCGCAGGTGCGACGGGTTCGGGCAAATCGTCCTGTATCAACTGCCTGATCACGTCGGTCATGGTGCGGGCGACTCCCGAGGACGTCCGCATGGTCCTGGTCGACCCCAAGCGCGTGGAGCTGACCGCGTACGAGGGCATCCCGCACCTGATCACGCCGATCATCACCAACCCGAAGCGGGCCGCGGAGGCGCTCCAGTGGGTCGTACGGGAAATGGATCTGCGGTACGACGATCTGGCCGCGTTCGGATACCGGCACATCGACGACTTCAACGAGGCCATCAGGAACGGCAAGGTCAAGCTGCCCGAAGGGAGTGAGCGCGAACTTCAGCCGTACCCGTATCTGCTGGTGATCGTCGACGAGCTGGCCGACCTGATGATGGTGGCCCCCAGGGACGTCGAGGACGCCATCGTGCGTATCACGCAGCTCGCGCGCGCGGCCGGCATCCACCTGGTCCTCGCCACGCAGCGGCCGTCCGTGGACGTCGTGACCGGGCTGATCAAGGCGAACGTGCCGTCGAGGCTCGCCTTCGCCACCTCCTCCTTGGCCGACTCGCGGGTCATCCTCGACCAGCCCGGCGCCGAGAAGCTGATCGGCAAGGGCGATGGACTGTTCCTGCCGATGGGCGCCAACAAGCCCACCCGTATGCAGGGCGCCTTCGTCACCGAGGACGAGGTCGCCGCGATCGTCCAGCACTGCAAGGACCAGATGGCGCCGGTCTTCCGGGACGACGTCACCGTGGGCACCAAGCAGAAGAAGGAGGTCGACGAGGAGATCGGCGACGATCTCGAACTACTGTGCGCGGCGGCCGAACTCGTCGTCAGCAGCCAGTTCGGCTCCACGTCGATGCTCCAGCGCAAACTGCGGGTCGGGTTCGCCAAGGCGGGACGACTGATGGACCTCATGGAGACGCGGGGCATCGTCGGGCCGAGCGAGGGGTCCAAGGCGCGTGACGTTCTTGTGAAGGCTGACGGGCTGGACGAGATGCTCGCGGTGATTCGTGGGGAGACTGACTCCTAG
- a CDS encoding SDR family NAD(P)-dependent oxidoreductase: protein MPVQAYDLTGRTAFVTGAASGIGRASAVLLAEAGATVHCADRDAQGLHETATLIKGMGGTARTHHLDVTDRAQVRQAVTSCERLDIMAAVAGIMHSSPVLETRDEDLERVLTVNFKGVLYACQEAARLMISRNTKGSIVTMASGAVDTGSPGLLCYGVAKAAVIQLTKTLAAEIGRHGIRVNAVAPGWIRTPMTDRHDGEAQAHTEALMSRMAPLGRVGEPEEVAHAVLHLASDASAFTTGQIIRPNGGVAMPW from the coding sequence ATGCCCGTACAGGCGTACGACCTCACCGGACGCACCGCATTCGTCACCGGGGCCGCCAGCGGCATCGGACGCGCATCCGCCGTACTGCTCGCCGAAGCGGGCGCCACCGTGCACTGCGCCGACCGGGACGCGCAGGGACTGCACGAGACGGCGACCCTGATCAAGGGCATGGGCGGCACGGCCCGTACCCACCACCTGGACGTCACCGACCGGGCCCAGGTCCGGCAGGCCGTCACGTCGTGCGAGCGGCTGGACATCATGGCGGCGGTCGCCGGGATCATGCACAGCAGCCCCGTGCTGGAGACCCGCGACGAGGACCTCGAGCGCGTCCTGACCGTCAACTTCAAGGGCGTGCTGTACGCCTGCCAGGAGGCGGCCCGCCTGATGATCTCCCGGAACACCAAGGGCAGCATCGTCACCATGGCCTCGGGCGCCGTCGATACCGGCAGCCCCGGCCTGCTCTGCTACGGCGTCGCCAAGGCGGCGGTCATCCAGCTGACGAAGACGCTGGCCGCCGAGATCGGGCGCCACGGCATCCGTGTCAACGCCGTCGCGCCGGGCTGGATCCGTACGCCGATGACCGACCGCCACGACGGCGAGGCACAGGCGCACACCGAGGCCCTCATGTCCCGTATGGCTCCCCTGGGCCGGGTAGGCGAACCGGAGGAGGTCGCCCACGCCGTGCTGCATCTGGCGTCCGACGCGTCGGCGTTCACGACGGGCCAGATCATCCGCCCGAACGGCGGTGTGGCGATGCCCTGGTAG
- the pgsA gene encoding CDP-diacylglycerol--glycerol-3-phosphate 3-phosphatidyltransferase, with amino-acid sequence MTGVPASAAGGSSSARNAKSVPGAVTVPGAMGTTGSSVAPALSGPAVGSEASGSGVDSLVTDDLEGVKAVRGGKLGAAAVNQASLWNIANILTMIRLLLVPGFVALMLADGGYDPAWRSLAWAAFAVAMITDIFDGHLARTYDLVTDFGKIADPIADKAIMGAALLCLSALGDLPWWVTGVILGRELGITLLRFVVIRYGVIPASRGGKIKTLTQGVAVGMYVLALTGPLATLRFWVMAAAVVLTVVTGLDYIRQAIVLRTEGIAEREASSVETER; translated from the coding sequence ATGACCGGAGTCCCGGCATCCGCAGCGGGCGGCTCCTCCAGCGCGCGGAACGCCAAGAGCGTTCCGGGTGCGGTGACTGTGCCGGGCGCGATGGGTACCACGGGCTCCTCGGTCGCTCCCGCGCTCTCCGGCCCCGCTGTCGGCTCCGAGGCATCCGGCTCCGGCGTCGACTCCCTGGTCACTGATGACCTGGAGGGTGTGAAGGCGGTGCGCGGTGGGAAGTTGGGGGCCGCGGCCGTCAATCAGGCCAGCCTCTGGAACATCGCGAACATTCTTACGATGATCCGGTTGCTCCTTGTGCCGGGTTTCGTGGCCCTGATGCTGGCCGACGGGGGGTACGACCCGGCGTGGCGCTCGCTGGCGTGGGCGGCCTTCGCCGTCGCCATGATCACCGACATCTTCGACGGCCATCTGGCGCGTACGTACGACCTCGTCACCGACTTCGGGAAGATCGCCGACCCCATCGCCGACAAGGCGATCATGGGAGCGGCGCTGCTCTGTCTCTCCGCGCTCGGTGATCTGCCGTGGTGGGTGACCGGTGTCATCCTCGGGCGTGAGCTCGGGATCACACTCCTGCGCTTCGTCGTGATCCGCTACGGCGTGATCCCCGCGAGCCGCGGCGGCAAGATCAAGACGCTCACGCAGGGCGTGGCCGTCGGGATGTACGTCCTGGCGCTGACGGGGCCGCTGGCGACGCTGAGGTTCTGGGTGATGGCCGCGGCGGTGGTACTGACCGTGGTGACCGGCCTCGACTACATAAGACAGGCCATTGTGCTGCGCACCGAGGGAATCGCCGAGCGCGAGGCCTCGTCCGTGGAGACGGAACGGTGA
- a CDS encoding CinA family protein, whose product MSSVAADVVRLLTVRGETLAVAESLTGGLVAAEITSVPGASKVFRGAVTAYATELKHQVLGVDSALLSARGAVDPQVAAQMAAGARRVLGADWGAATTGVAGPEPQDGQPVGTVFVAVAGPHAADSGSQGGGKVASLRLNGSRAEIRMESVRSVLALLLEGIAGEQAGNERAQNTEQNGGT is encoded by the coding sequence GTGAGTTCCGTGGCCGCCGACGTGGTGAGACTACTGACAGTGAGGGGCGAGACGCTCGCTGTCGCGGAGTCCCTCACGGGCGGTCTGGTCGCGGCCGAGATCACGTCGGTGCCCGGGGCCTCCAAGGTGTTCCGGGGTGCGGTGACCGCGTACGCGACCGAACTGAAGCACCAGGTGCTGGGCGTCGACTCAGCTCTGCTGAGCGCCCGAGGGGCGGTGGATCCGCAGGTCGCGGCCCAGATGGCGGCCGGAGCCCGCAGAGTTCTCGGCGCCGACTGGGGTGCCGCGACGACCGGTGTCGCCGGCCCTGAACCGCAGGACGGGCAGCCCGTAGGAACGGTTTTCGTGGCGGTCGCCGGCCCTCACGCAGCGGATTCCGGTTCCCAAGGTGGCGGAAAAGTGGCGTCGCTGCGGTTGAACGGCTCCCGGGCGGAAATTCGTATGGAGAGTGTACGGAGCGTACTCGCACTCCTCCTTGAGGGGATTGCGGGCGAACAGGCCGGGAATGAGCGGGCACAGAATACGGAACAGAACGGGGGGACCTGA
- a CDS encoding DNA-formamidopyrimidine glycosylase family protein produces MPEGDTVRQAARRLHDALAGKVLTRSDLRVPKYATADLTGRTVLEVTPRGKHLLTRVEGGLTLHSHLRMDGSWKVYENGRRWSGGPSHQIRAILGTADLSAVGYRLPVLELLRTADEHRAVGHLGPDLLGPDWNPDQALANLLADPARPLGEALLDQRNLAGIGNVYKSELCFLLGATPWLPVGDLPADRTAKLPALAKKLLDANRDRPVRSTTGRRDQNLFVYGRASRPCLRCQTPVRVADQGDGSRERPTYWCQTCQRGPAPTPGATRARRKPLP; encoded by the coding sequence ATGCCCGAAGGTGACACCGTCCGGCAGGCAGCGAGGCGACTGCACGACGCGCTCGCCGGCAAGGTGCTGACCCGTTCCGACCTTCGTGTGCCCAAGTACGCCACGGCCGACCTCACCGGCCGCACCGTCCTGGAGGTCACCCCGCGCGGCAAGCACCTCCTCACCCGAGTCGAGGGCGGCCTGACCCTCCACTCGCATCTGCGGATGGACGGCTCCTGGAAGGTGTACGAGAACGGCCGGCGCTGGAGCGGCGGCCCGTCGCACCAGATCCGGGCGATCCTCGGCACCGCGGACCTCAGTGCCGTCGGCTACCGCCTCCCTGTCCTCGAACTGCTGCGCACCGCCGACGAACACCGGGCCGTCGGCCATCTCGGCCCCGACCTCCTGGGCCCGGACTGGAACCCCGACCAGGCGCTCGCCAACCTCCTCGCGGACCCCGCCCGCCCCTTGGGCGAAGCCCTGCTCGACCAGCGCAACCTCGCCGGCATCGGCAATGTCTACAAGAGCGAGCTGTGCTTCCTCCTGGGCGCCACCCCCTGGCTCCCTGTCGGCGACCTGCCCGCCGACCGCACCGCGAAGCTGCCCGCGCTCGCGAAGAAACTCCTCGACGCAAACCGGGACCGTCCGGTCCGCAGCACGACGGGCCGCCGCGACCAGAACCTCTTCGTGTACGGCCGCGCGTCCCGCCCCTGTCTGCGCTGCCAGACCCCCGTCCGCGTCGCCGACCAGGGCGACGGCTCCCGCGAACGCCCCACCTATTGGTGCCAGACCTGCCAACGGGGCCCGGCCCCCACCCCCGGCGCCACCAGAGCGCGGCGCAAGCCACTCCCGTAG
- the rimO gene encoding 30S ribosomal protein S12 methylthiotransferase RimO — MPERRTVALVTLGCARNEVDSEELAGRLEADGWQLVEDAEDADVAVVNTCGFVEAAKKDSVDALLEANDLKGHGRTQAVVAVGCMAERYGKELAEALPEADGVLGFDDYADISDRLRTILNGGIHASHTPRDRRKLLPISPAERQGAGAGIALPGHGAATDTDAGTAAKPVEPVEAPADLPEGVAPVSGPRAPLRRRLDGAPVASVKLASGCDRRCTFCAIPSFRGSFISRRPSDVLNETRWLAEQGVKEVMLVSENNTSYGKDLGDIRLLESLLPELADVDGIERVRVSYLQPAEMRPGLIDVLTSTPKVAPYFDLSFQHSAPDVLRAMRRFGDTDRFLELLDTIRSKAPQAGVRSNFIVGFPGETEADLAELERFLNNARLDAIGVFGYSDEDGTEAATYENKLDEDVVAARLARVSRLAEELVSQRAEERVGETVHVLVESVGGEEGAYGRGAHQAPETDGQVLFTNFADFAGLTSGEELSVGRMVEAKVVGTEGVDLVAELLPGSLGPLARSESEEATR; from the coding sequence ATGCCTGAACGCCGTACCGTCGCACTCGTCACCCTTGGCTGCGCCCGTAACGAGGTGGACTCGGAGGAGCTCGCAGGCCGCTTGGAGGCGGACGGCTGGCAACTCGTGGAGGACGCCGAGGACGCGGATGTCGCCGTCGTCAACACCTGTGGCTTCGTCGAGGCCGCCAAGAAGGACTCCGTCGACGCCCTCCTTGAGGCCAACGACCTCAAGGGGCACGGCAGAACCCAGGCCGTCGTGGCGGTGGGCTGCATGGCCGAGCGGTACGGCAAGGAACTCGCCGAAGCGCTGCCCGAAGCCGACGGCGTGCTCGGCTTCGACGACTACGCCGACATCTCCGACCGCCTCCGAACCATCCTGAACGGCGGTATCCACGCCTCGCACACCCCGCGCGACCGGCGCAAGCTGCTGCCGATCAGCCCGGCGGAGCGGCAGGGCGCGGGTGCTGGGATCGCTCTCCCGGGGCACGGCGCGGCCACGGACACCGACGCCGGCACGGCCGCCAAGCCGGTGGAACCGGTCGAGGCCCCTGCCGATCTCCCCGAAGGCGTCGCTCCGGTCTCCGGCCCCCGCGCGCCGCTGCGCCGGCGGCTCGACGGCGCGCCCGTCGCCTCGGTGAAGCTGGCTTCCGGCTGCGACCGGCGCTGCACCTTCTGCGCCATCCCGTCCTTCCGCGGCTCCTTCATCTCGCGCCGCCCCAGCGACGTACTGAACGAGACCAGGTGGCTCGCGGAGCAGGGCGTCAAGGAGGTCATGCTCGTCTCCGAGAACAACACCTCGTACGGCAAGGACCTGGGGGACATCCGTCTGCTGGAGTCGCTGCTGCCCGAGCTCGCGGACGTCGACGGCATCGAGCGCGTGCGGGTGAGCTATCTCCAGCCCGCCGAGATGCGCCCGGGGCTCATCGACGTGCTGACCTCGACCCCGAAGGTCGCCCCCTACTTCGATCTCTCCTTCCAGCATTCCGCGCCCGACGTGTTGCGTGCGATGCGGCGCTTCGGTGACACCGACCGCTTCCTGGAGCTGCTCGACACCATCCGGAGCAAGGCGCCGCAGGCCGGTGTGCGGTCCAACTTCATCGTGGGCTTCCCCGGTGAGACGGAGGCCGACCTGGCGGAGCTGGAGCGGTTCCTGAACAACGCGCGCCTGGACGCCATCGGTGTCTTCGGGTACTCCGACGAGGACGGCACGGAAGCGGCGACGTACGAGAACAAGCTGGACGAGGACGTGGTCGCGGCGCGACTCGCCCGGGTGTCGCGGCTGGCCGAGGAGCTGGTCTCGCAACGTGCGGAGGAGCGCGTCGGTGAGACCGTGCACGTGCTGGTCGAGTCGGTCGGTGGCGAGGAGGGCGCGTACGGCCGGGGCGCGCACCAGGCCCCCGAGACGGACGGGCAGGTGCTGTTCACCAACTTCGCGGACTTCGCGGGTCTCACGAGCGGCGAAGAGCTGAGTGTCGGTCGTATGGTCGAGGCGAAAGTGGTCGGTACGGAAGGTGTCGACCTGGTGGCCGAGCTGCTTCCGGGTTCGCTCGGCCCGCTCGCGCGTTCGGAGTCAGAGGAGGCGACCAGATGA
- a CDS encoding RodZ domain-containing protein: MSIGNSPQDERPFEEDRDDREEAARPSIGRALQQARIAAGLTVDDVSSATRVRIAIVHAIEQDDFAPCGGDVYARGHIRTLARAVHLDPEPLLAQFADAHGGRPAPTPAAPLFEAERIRPERRGPNWTAAMVAAIVAVIGFVGFTLVKGGDGSADARTQVAEGATPTASDPASPTPKKDKPADPKPDPSESAIAAAPADKVTVQVSASDGRSWISAKDHNGRLLFDGLLKQGQSQTFQDDEEVNLVLGDAGAIQLYVNGKKIDDEFQSGAVERLTYTKGDPEVG; encoded by the coding sequence GTGTCCATCGGCAACTCTCCACAAGACGAGCGTCCGTTCGAAGAAGACCGCGACGACCGCGAGGAAGCAGCCCGCCCTTCGATCGGTCGCGCCCTCCAGCAGGCGCGCATCGCGGCAGGGCTGACTGTCGACGACGTCAGTTCCGCCACCCGGGTCCGGATCGCCATCGTGCACGCGATCGAACAGGACGACTTCGCCCCCTGTGGTGGAGACGTCTACGCGCGCGGCCACATCCGGACTCTCGCCCGTGCCGTCCACCTCGACCCCGAACCGCTGCTCGCGCAGTTCGCCGACGCCCATGGTGGACGTCCGGCGCCCACCCCGGCCGCGCCCCTGTTCGAGGCGGAACGCATCCGCCCCGAGCGGCGCGGGCCGAACTGGACCGCGGCGATGGTCGCCGCGATCGTCGCCGTGATCGGCTTCGTCGGCTTCACGCTGGTCAAGGGCGGCGACGGTAGCGCGGATGCGCGAACCCAGGTCGCCGAGGGTGCCACGCCCACGGCCAGCGATCCGGCTTCACCCACGCCCAAGAAGGACAAGCCCGCCGACCCGAAGCCGGACCCGTCGGAAAGCGCCATCGCGGCGGCACCGGCCGACAAGGTGACCGTCCAGGTGAGCGCCTCTGACGGGCGCAGCTGGATCTCGGCCAAGGACCACAACGGCCGCCTGCTCTTCGACGGCCTGCTCAAGCAGGGCCAGTCCCAGACCTTCCAGGACGACGAAGAGGTCAATCTCGTCCTGGGCGACGCGGGCGCGATCCAGCTGTACGTGAACGGCAAGAAGATCGACGACGAGTTCCAGTCGGGGGCCGTGGAGCGGCTCACGTACACGAAGGGCGACCCCGAGGTCGGCTGA